A stretch of the Psychroserpens sp. Hel_I_66 genome encodes the following:
- the ppk1 gene encoding polyphosphate kinase 1, which translates to MTKDKNSYINRELSWLQFNERVLQEAADESVPLIERFRFLGIFSNNLDEFFKVRYATIKRIDDAGKGGKSELGIKASELLDIITQVVIKHQSQSLDILSNIQKKLEKEDIYIIDESCVEEVHHVFIKNYFIQQVSPALVTIILNDSLELPVLKDISAYLAVKMELTSGNKQYALLEIPKSMDRFIELPSVGGKSYIMILDDLLRYCLDDIFNIFSYKNITSNMIKITRDGELDFDSDLSKSFIEKISDSVKDRQIGDPVRFVYDQTIDKETLSYLMSKMGIESTDSVIPGGRYHNRRDYMDFPSLGRTDLLYKKIKPLQVKDLSIQNSIFTSIAKKDYLLHTPYQTFSYVVKFLREAALDPQVRSIKITIYRLAQISHIASSLINAAKNGKKVTVVIELRARFDEQANIDYAEQMQDEGVNLLFGVAGLKVHSKICVIEREETNVLKKYGFISTGNFNESTAKVYTDFTLFTSDQKILKDVNKVFSFFDINYKIYRYKHIITSPHYTKSKLFALVDTEIENVKKGKPAFIKLKLNSISSYKMIDKLYEASRAGVKIQMIVRGICCLIPGVKGMSENIEVISIVDKFLEHTRLYVFCNNNDPKVYISSADWMSRNIENRVEVSCPIYQEDIKTDLLEVFDICWKDNVKARIIDSEQSNDYRKNNKPKVRAQFALYDYFKEKLNS; encoded by the coding sequence ATGACAAAAGATAAAAATAGCTACATAAATAGAGAGTTAAGCTGGTTACAATTCAATGAACGTGTTTTACAAGAAGCAGCAGATGAAAGCGTCCCTTTAATTGAACGTTTTAGGTTTTTAGGGATATTCTCTAATAATCTTGACGAGTTTTTTAAAGTACGCTATGCTACTATCAAACGAATTGATGATGCTGGCAAAGGAGGAAAAAGTGAGTTGGGCATAAAGGCTTCAGAACTTTTAGACATCATCACCCAAGTTGTGATTAAGCATCAAAGTCAAAGTTTGGATATATTAAGCAACATCCAAAAAAAGTTGGAAAAAGAAGACATTTATATTATTGATGAATCTTGTGTTGAGGAAGTGCATCACGTATTTATAAAAAATTACTTTATCCAGCAGGTAAGTCCAGCTTTAGTGACCATAATTTTAAATGATTCTTTAGAGCTCCCTGTTTTGAAGGATATATCTGCCTATTTAGCAGTTAAAATGGAGCTTACCAGCGGAAATAAACAATATGCACTTCTGGAAATTCCTAAATCTATGGATCGCTTTATTGAGCTTCCATCGGTCGGTGGAAAGAGTTATATTATGATTCTTGATGATTTATTGAGGTACTGCTTAGATGATATCTTTAATATTTTTAGTTATAAAAACATAACGTCTAATATGATCAAAATCACAAGAGATGGTGAGTTGGATTTTGATAGTGATTTAAGTAAAAGTTTTATTGAAAAAATATCTGACAGTGTAAAAGACCGTCAAATTGGCGATCCAGTGAGATTTGTTTACGATCAAACCATTGATAAAGAAACGTTATCTTATCTTATGTCTAAAATGGGAATAGAATCTACAGATAGTGTTATACCTGGAGGTCGTTACCATAATAGACGTGATTATATGGATTTTCCAAGTCTTGGTAGAACAGATTTGCTTTATAAAAAAATCAAGCCTTTACAGGTTAAAGATCTTAGTATCCAGAACAGTATTTTTACGTCTATAGCAAAAAAGGACTATCTCCTTCATACGCCTTATCAGACATTTTCTTATGTTGTAAAATTTTTAAGGGAAGCAGCACTTGATCCTCAAGTAAGATCTATAAAAATTACAATCTATAGACTCGCTCAAATATCACACATCGCCAGTTCACTTATAAACGCAGCTAAAAACGGTAAAAAAGTTACGGTTGTTATAGAATTGAGAGCACGTTTTGACGAGCAGGCAAATATTGATTATGCAGAGCAAATGCAAGATGAAGGTGTGAATCTTTTATTTGGCGTTGCAGGATTAAAAGTTCATAGTAAAATTTGTGTTATCGAACGAGAAGAAACTAATGTTCTCAAAAAATATGGTTTTATAAGTACTGGTAATTTTAATGAATCTACAGCAAAGGTTTATACAGATTTCACATTATTTACTTCAGATCAAAAAATATTAAAAGACGTCAACAAAGTATTTAGCTTCTTTGATATCAATTATAAAATATATCGTTACAAACATATTATAACCTCTCCACATTATACAAAATCAAAATTGTTTGCTCTTGTAGATACTGAAATTGAAAATGTAAAAAAAGGAAAACCAGCTTTCATCAAACTGAAGCTCAACAGTATTTCAAGTTATAAGATGATCGATAAACTTTATGAAGCTAGTAGAGCAGGAGTAAAAATCCAGATGATTGTTAGAGGTATTTGTTGTTTGATTCCTGGGGTTAAGGGAATGAGCGAAAACATAGAGGTCATAAGTATTGTAGACAAATTTTTAGAGCACACGCGATTATATGTATTTTGCAATAATAATGATCCTAAGGTTTACATTTCTTCAGCAGATTGGATGTCCAGGAATATTGAAAATAGAGTGGAAGTGAGTTGCCCAATTTATCAAGAAGACATAAAAACAGATTTACTTGAAGTTTTTGATATCTGTTGGAAAGATAATGTCAAAGCTAGAATTATTGATAGTGAACAAAGTAATGACTATAGAAAAAACAATAAACCTAAAGTAAGAGCTCAATTTGCGCTTTATGATTATTTTAAAGAAAAACTGAATTCATAA
- a CDS encoding Ppx/GppA phosphatase family protein, which translates to MLTIKKYAAIDIGSNAVRLLISSIIEQKDRPVKFKKTSLVRVPIRLGSDVFLNGEISEENKKRMLDTMIAFKLLMKSHKVVAYKACATSAMREANNGSEVAKLIKKTAKINIDIIGGEEEAAIIAATDLHSYIKEDKTYLYVDVGGGSTEFSVIHLGNTVASKSFKIGTVRLLNDIVKKEDWIELENWIKANTKGYDVVDLIGSGGNINKIFKISGKMLGKPLTYFYLTSYYNKLQTYSYEERITELELNQDRADVIIPATRIYLSAMKWSGAKDIYVPKIGLADGIIKSVYFKTVSSVAL; encoded by the coding sequence ATGTTAACCATCAAAAAATATGCTGCAATAGATATTGGTTCTAACGCAGTAAGGCTTTTAATTTCTAGTATTATTGAACAAAAGGACCGACCCGTAAAGTTTAAAAAAACATCTTTGGTTCGTGTGCCTATCAGGTTAGGGTCTGATGTGTTTTTAAACGGAGAAATTTCCGAAGAAAATAAAAAACGCATGCTCGACACCATGATTGCGTTTAAATTATTGATGAAATCCCATAAGGTTGTGGCCTATAAAGCTTGCGCAACATCTGCAATGCGTGAAGCAAATAACGGGAGCGAGGTGGCAAAACTTATTAAAAAAACAGCCAAAATTAATATTGATATCATTGGAGGTGAAGAAGAAGCAGCTATAATCGCTGCTACAGATTTACACTCGTACATAAAAGAGGACAAAACGTATTTATACGTTGATGTAGGAGGTGGTAGTACTGAATTTTCTGTAATACATTTGGGAAATACCGTTGCATCAAAATCCTTTAAGATAGGAACTGTAAGATTGCTTAACGATATTGTAAAGAAAGAAGATTGGATAGAGCTGGAAAATTGGATCAAAGCAAATACAAAAGGTTACGACGTAGTCGATTTAATAGGCTCGGGTGGCAACATTAATAAGATTTTCAAGATTTCTGGTAAAATGTTAGGTAAGCCATTAACTTACTTCTACCTAACATCCTATTATAATAAACTTCAAACATATTCTTACGAGGAGCGTATAACAGAACTGGAGCTCAACCAGGATAGGGCAGATGTGATTATACCTGCAACGAGAATTTATTTATCTGCGATGAAATGGAGTGGGGCAAAAGATATTTACGTCCCAAAAATCGGTCTTGCAGATGGTATTATCAAGAGCGTTTATTTTAAAACTGTATCTAGTGTAGCGCTTTGA